From a region of the Corallococcus coralloides DSM 2259 genome:
- a CDS encoding zinc-dependent metalloprotease, with product MFKKAAVVVVSCGALLTACGGAPQSENEEIVSNLIEAGFPANDIMVVDNAVYVGRDAHVSLESSREMLQTDQQTAEQYRTTNLVGTSVTKICVVPTAQFNSYSRLSAGLDLAIENYNSQGLRITFARGSASDCTATISAKTTSGTGGSAGFPKGGKPYGTINIGTGLQSYSVDVNEHVITHELGHTIGFRHSDYYDRSISCGSGGNEGASNVGAIHIPGTPTTATRGGSVMNSCFGSNESGEWTSSDRTALDYLY from the coding sequence ATGTTCAAGAAGGCTGCTGTCGTCGTGGTGAGCTGCGGTGCGTTGCTGACGGCCTGCGGTGGCGCTCCGCAGAGCGAGAATGAAGAGATTGTCTCCAACCTCATCGAAGCGGGTTTCCCGGCCAACGACATCATGGTCGTCGACAACGCGGTGTACGTGGGGCGTGACGCCCACGTGAGCCTGGAGTCCTCCCGGGAGATGCTCCAGACCGACCAGCAGACCGCGGAGCAGTACCGGACGACCAACCTCGTCGGCACCAGCGTGACGAAGATCTGCGTCGTCCCCACCGCCCAGTTCAACAGCTACAGCCGGCTCAGCGCGGGGCTCGACCTGGCCATCGAGAACTACAACAGCCAGGGCCTGCGCATCACCTTCGCGCGCGGCTCGGCGTCCGACTGCACCGCGACCATCTCCGCGAAGACCACGAGCGGCACCGGCGGCTCGGCTGGGTTCCCCAAGGGCGGCAAGCCCTACGGCACCATCAACATCGGCACCGGCCTGCAGAGCTACAGCGTTGACGTGAACGAGCACGTCATCACCCACGAGTTGGGCCACACCATCGGCTTCCGCCACTCGGACTACTACGACCGGTCCATCAGCTGCGGCTCCGGTGGCAACGAGGGCGCGTCCAACGTGGGCGCCATCCACATCCCCGGAACGCCGACCACGGCCACGCGGGGCGGCTCGGTGATGAACTCCTGCTTCGGCTCGAACGAAAGCGGCGAGTGGACCAGCTCCGACCGCACGGCGCTGGACTACCTCTACTGA
- a CDS encoding DUF2378 family protein → MSEEIVYRHAIEGLFLRSVGTSLTPELKAQLRAIGLDLDEKIPHHTPRHVFAEALGITARYLYPGVDANEGYRRLGMAVIKGLEHTLLGKALVSLWPIFGPDRVLSRMQESFATVNNYLKTELITHGRANHTIKVSECNGNPGYHMGIIEAGLTRAGAKNIRVEPFDFNGRGCSYRVRWDS, encoded by the coding sequence TTGAGTGAAGAGATCGTCTACCGCCATGCCATCGAGGGGCTCTTCCTGCGCTCCGTGGGCACGAGCCTCACGCCGGAGCTCAAGGCGCAGCTGCGGGCCATTGGCCTGGACCTGGACGAGAAGATTCCCCACCACACGCCCCGCCACGTCTTCGCGGAGGCCCTGGGCATCACCGCGCGCTACCTGTACCCGGGCGTGGACGCGAATGAAGGCTACCGGCGGCTGGGCATGGCCGTCATCAAGGGCCTGGAGCACACGCTGCTGGGCAAGGCGCTCGTGTCCTTGTGGCCCATCTTCGGGCCCGACCGGGTGCTCTCCCGCATGCAGGAGAGCTTCGCCACGGTGAACAACTACCTGAAGACCGAGCTCATCACCCACGGCCGCGCGAACCACACCATCAAGGTGAGCGAGTGCAACGGCAATCCGGGCTACCACATGGGCATCATCGAAGCGGGGCTGACCCGGGCCGGCGCGAAGAACATCCGCGTGGAGCCTTTCGACTTCAACGGCCGCGGCTGCTCCTACCGCGTGCGCTGGGATTCATAA
- a CDS encoding SgcJ/EcaC family oxidoreductase produces the protein MTRSSSFAVAAALSLVWVSTACTAPDHARNEQDLRQLVKAQTEAWNAHDATAWTQDFTDDADFINIVGTVFQGRAEIETRHAAIFASIFKTSHAKVTVRKIHFPSEDIAVVDTTHEVTGHTGLPPGVQNTEEGLLRTQMRYVLKRTQKQWRIVSGQNTDVKPAPKPAP, from the coding sequence ATGACCCGCTCTTCTTCTTTCGCAGTCGCCGCGGCACTGAGTCTGGTGTGGGTGTCCACGGCGTGCACGGCCCCTGACCACGCCCGGAACGAGCAGGACCTGCGCCAGTTGGTGAAGGCGCAGACCGAGGCCTGGAACGCCCACGACGCGACGGCATGGACGCAGGACTTCACGGACGACGCCGACTTCATCAACATCGTCGGCACGGTGTTCCAGGGCCGCGCGGAAATCGAGACGCGCCACGCCGCCATCTTCGCGAGCATCTTCAAGACCAGCCACGCCAAGGTCACCGTGCGCAAGATCCACTTCCCCAGCGAGGACATCGCCGTGGTGGACACGACGCACGAGGTCACCGGCCACACGGGCCTCCCTCCGGGCGTGCAGAACACCGAGGAGGGGCTGCTGCGCACGCAGATGCGGTATGTGCTCAAGCGCACCCAGAAGCAGTGGCGCATCGTCTCCGGCCAGAACACCGACGTGAAGCCGGCGCCCAAGCCTGCGCCGTAG
- a CDS encoding alpha/beta hydrolase: MRFSKRGLTRWLVRVGSALLLAGGGQAVAEKHAPAGFEPAPCWFMLAPDQVEGGTVRCGYVAVPERHARPDGQWLRLAVAIFGAPGEAKAKDPVVLLSGGPGLRLAQLEKPLTRERVEALAPDRQLIVFDPRGVGGSQPALECWEVGMPYPDPLLRCGERLRGQGIDVTAYNTQESAEDVESIRLALGLQHINLRGSAHGSRLALEVLRRAPERVRSVIIDSVLPPRDNLYLQAVPGFDRSLRRVFEACAADAACDARHPELEQVFSSVVQSLNASPLDVRFQTPEGRPGRLRLDGALFIQFLSGFLQDPAVLETIPAMLHGVREGRAELLGNAIGVSPMLTSFMRLSYGMHLSTLCREDVSATSPAAVSAGAARALPELQGFFLPTQLGMFSTCAQWPSGAADPSWYEPVVSRVPTLMLSGDFDPVTPPALASAAARTLERGHHVVIAGGAHAVLDTDTCAADIARGFLRKPTVRPDTSCAAASRIKFLVEPPSPAVPQPDEAP, translated from the coding sequence ATGCGTTTCTCGAAGAGAGGGCTGACACGCTGGCTGGTACGGGTGGGAAGTGCGCTGCTGCTCGCGGGCGGCGGCCAGGCAGTGGCGGAGAAGCACGCGCCTGCGGGCTTCGAGCCAGCACCGTGCTGGTTCATGTTGGCGCCAGATCAGGTGGAAGGGGGGACGGTCCGGTGCGGCTATGTCGCCGTCCCGGAGCGCCATGCCCGACCGGACGGCCAGTGGCTCCGCCTCGCGGTGGCCATCTTCGGAGCGCCCGGGGAGGCGAAGGCGAAGGATCCAGTGGTGCTCCTGTCGGGAGGCCCGGGACTTCGCCTCGCCCAGCTCGAGAAGCCCCTGACGCGGGAGCGGGTGGAGGCCCTCGCTCCGGATCGGCAGCTCATCGTGTTCGACCCGCGCGGCGTCGGGGGTTCCCAGCCCGCGCTGGAGTGCTGGGAGGTCGGCATGCCCTATCCGGACCCGCTGCTCCGGTGCGGCGAGCGCCTGCGGGGCCAGGGCATCGATGTGACTGCCTATAACACCCAGGAGAGCGCCGAGGACGTGGAGTCAATCCGTCTGGCGCTGGGGCTCCAGCACATCAACCTCCGCGGCTCCGCCCACGGCTCGCGGCTCGCGCTGGAGGTGCTCCGCCGGGCGCCCGAGCGCGTGCGCAGTGTCATCATTGATTCGGTGCTGCCACCGCGGGACAATCTCTACCTCCAGGCGGTGCCGGGGTTTGACCGCTCCCTGCGCAGGGTGTTCGAGGCCTGCGCCGCGGATGCGGCCTGTGATGCCCGCCATCCCGAGTTGGAGCAGGTCTTCTCCTCGGTGGTGCAGTCACTGAATGCGAGCCCTCTCGATGTGCGCTTCCAGACCCCGGAAGGCCGGCCCGGCCGCCTGCGGTTGGACGGGGCCCTCTTCATCCAGTTCCTGTCCGGCTTCCTCCAGGACCCGGCGGTCCTCGAGACGATTCCCGCCATGCTCCACGGCGTGAGGGAAGGGCGGGCTGAGCTGCTCGGCAACGCCATCGGCGTCTCGCCGATGCTGACGTCGTTCATGCGCCTCAGCTACGGAATGCATCTCTCCACCCTGTGCCGCGAGGATGTGTCCGCCACCAGCCCCGCGGCGGTGAGCGCGGGAGCGGCCAGAGCGCTGCCGGAACTCCAGGGCTTTTTCCTGCCCACGCAGCTCGGCATGTTCAGCACCTGCGCCCAGTGGCCCTCGGGCGCCGCGGACCCGTCCTGGTACGAGCCGGTGGTGTCCAGGGTCCCCACGCTGATGCTCTCGGGAGACTTCGACCCCGTGACCCCGCCGGCATTGGCGAGCGCCGCGGCGCGGACCCTGGAGCGCGGCCACCATGTGGTCATCGCCGGAGGTGCTCACGCGGTGCTCGACACCGACACCTGCGCGGCGGACATCGCCCGGGGGTTCCTGCGCAAGCCCACGGTGCGGCCCGACACCTCCTGCGCGGCCGCGAGCCGCATCAAGTTCCTCGTCGAGCCTCCGTCCCCTGCTGTTCCCCAGCCGGACGAGGCTCCCTGA
- a CDS encoding ABC transporter ATP-binding protein produces MLRDVSLRLKGGTSVGLLGANGAGKTTLLGALTGTVRGTTGGSVRLDVGGLRARRAIGFATQAIALYPVLTVEENVGHLARLLLGSGEAKAAIARTLEEFALGPIARTRVHHLSGGQRRLVHLAASFVHAPPIRLLDEPTVALDFEARQLVVRRVRAWREEGAAVLVTAHYPEDIEELSTELVLLRDGKTRDLGELGTVLSNQVRTLSLRGARPDASWELTLATSSLEEVRSKLGEVPSDVHLSELRLSGNRLRDILLRDPSLSAFARESEGP; encoded by the coding sequence GTGCTCCGCGATGTCTCCCTCCGCTTGAAGGGGGGCACGTCCGTGGGGCTGCTCGGCGCCAACGGCGCGGGCAAGACGACGCTATTGGGAGCGCTCACCGGCACCGTGCGCGGAACGACGGGCGGCTCGGTGCGGCTCGACGTGGGTGGGCTGCGTGCCCGCCGCGCCATCGGGTTCGCGACGCAGGCCATCGCGCTCTATCCCGTGCTCACGGTGGAGGAGAACGTCGGGCACCTGGCCCGGCTGTTGTTGGGAAGCGGCGAGGCGAAGGCCGCCATCGCGCGGACCCTGGAGGAGTTCGCGCTGGGTCCCATTGCCCGCACGCGCGTGCATCACCTGTCGGGTGGGCAGCGCCGGCTCGTGCACCTGGCGGCGAGCTTCGTCCATGCGCCGCCCATCCGTTTGCTGGATGAGCCCACCGTCGCGCTCGACTTCGAGGCCCGCCAGCTGGTGGTGCGCCGGGTGCGCGCGTGGCGTGAGGAAGGCGCCGCGGTGCTCGTCACCGCGCACTACCCCGAGGATATCGAGGAGCTGTCCACGGAGCTGGTGCTGCTGCGGGACGGGAAGACTCGCGACCTGGGGGAGCTGGGCACCGTGCTTTCGAACCAGGTGCGCACACTTTCGCTGCGTGGCGCGCGTCCCGACGCTTCGTGGGAGCTCACGCTCGCCACCAGCAGCCTGGAGGAGGTCCGCTCGAAGCTGGGCGAGGTCCCCTCCGATGTCCACCTGTCCGAGCTGCGCCTGTCCGGCAACCGGCTCCGAGACATCCTGCTGAGGGACCCGTCCCTGAGCGCCTTCGCTCGGGAGTCAGAGGGGCCATGA
- a CDS encoding ABC transporter permease, with translation MNHHIASSTPSAPSGVAGFVNVVRCYALTEWRVLARERTAMVFIFILPAVLSAILGPGVSGLDSAPGAMGRATIGFAVMFSYMVVTYSGHAFYRDFWYHTHGRQALIRPSRLAFAMGKVLPACAMSFVQLLLFTGFAAVFLGLPLNGNVLQVALTGAALVTSGSALGFLLFAITRSTATLSNLSYLVLVTFSAVGGAIVATEALPGWSRTLGYATPHYWALRALNEATFGQGRWSVVLQSTAVILTFTAVCATAASLAFDFRDQKHDTT, from the coding sequence ATGAATCACCACATCGCTTCCAGTACCCCCTCCGCTCCCAGCGGCGTGGCGGGTTTTGTCAACGTGGTGCGTTGCTACGCGCTGACGGAGTGGCGGGTGCTCGCGCGCGAGCGCACGGCCATGGTGTTCATCTTCATCCTGCCCGCGGTGCTCTCCGCCATCCTGGGCCCGGGTGTGTCGGGGCTCGACTCGGCCCCGGGCGCCATGGGCCGGGCCACCATCGGCTTCGCGGTGATGTTCAGCTACATGGTGGTGACCTACTCCGGTCACGCGTTCTACCGGGACTTCTGGTACCACACCCACGGCAGGCAGGCGCTGATCCGCCCCTCCCGGCTCGCGTTCGCCATGGGCAAGGTGCTGCCCGCGTGCGCGATGTCGTTCGTGCAGCTGCTGCTCTTCACGGGCTTCGCGGCGGTGTTCCTCGGCCTGCCGCTGAACGGCAACGTCCTCCAGGTGGCCCTCACCGGCGCGGCGCTGGTGACGAGCGGTTCGGCCCTGGGCTTCCTCCTCTTCGCCATCACTCGCAGCACCGCCACGCTCTCCAACCTCTCCTACCTGGTGCTGGTGACGTTCAGCGCGGTGGGTGGCGCCATCGTCGCCACCGAAGCGCTGCCAGGTTGGTCGCGCACGCTCGGCTACGCCACGCCGCACTACTGGGCCCTGCGCGCGCTCAACGAAGCCACCTTCGGCCAGGGGCGCTGGAGCGTCGTGCTCCAGAGCACCGCCGTCATCCTCACCTTCACCGCTGTCTGCGCGACCGCAGCCAGTCTGGCGTTCGACTTCCGGGACCAAAAACATGACACGACCTGA
- a CDS encoding aminotransferase class I/II-fold pyridoxal phosphate-dependent enzyme, translating to MTRPEQDTAGRPRAPVIQRLLGDPRVAQARLGKRIGRLPYFTRVESATGPITRMEGRDILNFGSNNYLGLANDPRVIAAAQEASARWGAGVTGSRLLNGNLALHEELEEALRRFYGRTGAMVFSTGYGANLGLMSSLLGRNDRAWVDEEMHASVLDGVWLARANMKRFGHNDPEHLLAQAKDDTASGLCVVEGVYSMRGDRAPLRRFLEVCRETRLALVVDEAHGLGTVGARGLGTVEEDGVVQDADFITITFSKSLGSCGGAIIGDKDQIEALRVLTRPFLFTAANTPASVAAALAALRILHEDPALVAQLKERVRSLREALVERGLRPIPSDGPIVSVEVGADFDTLQAWRLLWNRGIYANPVIHPAVPAGHGLLRLSVMRTHEEQMVRTVADACADVFSDLQLSHEGRGKVAS from the coding sequence ATGACACGACCTGAACAAGACACCGCGGGCCGCCCTCGGGCACCCGTCATCCAGCGGCTGCTCGGGGACCCGCGCGTGGCGCAGGCCCGTCTGGGCAAGCGCATTGGCCGCCTCCCCTACTTCACGCGCGTGGAGTCGGCCACCGGCCCCATCACCCGCATGGAGGGCCGGGACATCCTCAACTTCGGCTCCAACAACTACCTGGGGCTCGCGAACGACCCTCGCGTCATCGCCGCCGCGCAGGAGGCCTCCGCCCGCTGGGGCGCGGGCGTGACGGGCTCGCGCCTGCTCAACGGCAACCTGGCGCTCCACGAGGAGCTGGAGGAAGCCCTGCGGCGCTTCTATGGCCGCACCGGCGCCATGGTGTTCTCCACCGGCTACGGCGCCAACCTGGGCCTGATGAGCTCGCTGCTGGGCCGCAATGACCGCGCCTGGGTGGACGAGGAGATGCACGCCTCCGTCCTGGACGGCGTGTGGCTGGCGCGCGCGAACATGAAGCGCTTCGGCCACAACGACCCGGAGCACCTGCTGGCCCAGGCGAAGGACGACACCGCCTCCGGCCTCTGTGTCGTGGAGGGCGTCTACTCCATGCGCGGAGACCGGGCCCCGCTGCGCCGGTTCCTGGAGGTGTGCCGCGAGACGCGGCTGGCGCTCGTCGTGGACGAGGCGCACGGCCTGGGCACGGTGGGCGCTCGGGGACTGGGCACCGTGGAGGAGGACGGCGTCGTCCAGGACGCGGACTTCATCACCATCACCTTCTCCAAGAGCCTGGGCTCCTGCGGCGGCGCCATCATCGGGGACAAGGACCAGATTGAGGCGCTGCGCGTCCTCACGCGGCCCTTCCTCTTCACCGCCGCCAACACGCCGGCCTCCGTGGCCGCGGCCCTGGCCGCCCTGCGCATCCTCCATGAGGACCCGGCGCTGGTGGCCCAATTGAAGGAACGGGTGCGCTCGCTGCGCGAGGCACTGGTGGAGCGCGGGCTGCGCCCCATTCCGTCCGACGGTCCCATCGTCAGCGTGGAGGTGGGCGCGGACTTCGACACGCTCCAGGCGTGGAGGCTGCTGTGGAACCGGGGCATCTACGCCAATCCGGTCATCCACCCTGCCGTCCCCGCGGGCCACGGCCTGCTGCGCCTGAGCGTGATGCGGACGCATGAGGAGCAGATGGTGCGCACCGTCGCGGACGCGTGCGCGGACGTTTTCTCGGACTTGCAGCTGTCCCATGAGGGACGGGGGAAGGTGGCATCATGA
- a CDS encoding nucleotidyltransferase domain-containing protein, translated as MKRTHQLSSGQPLTTQTLRAHGVDVERILSELVSDPASCGVLLTGSLAAGNGTPSSDVDLMVLVPHRTSLISTKEGVRFKNSRFSEALQYCDGIEVNIELAERGRVAEIMTWMTAIAPALYKPSELKFIPIIDGPELRFLHRLRVGLPLMNPSLVASWRDEFLVELLPTYLTVRHFMEVHEYLEDAISHRAVSEESSRHVARIAVEEALVSILAALGVTSAARKWLLIESRKAMATASEVDRGLLEEGLLLHADCATGPLGGCLTRIEALHQRMAQRMSAEPELARAVEFLQGSIDYVLEHQG; from the coding sequence ATGAAGCGCACGCATCAGCTTTCCAGTGGTCAACCGCTCACCACGCAGACGCTTCGCGCGCACGGCGTGGACGTCGAACGCATCCTGTCGGAGCTCGTCAGCGACCCCGCCTCGTGCGGGGTGCTGCTGACGGGTTCGCTCGCGGCCGGCAATGGCACGCCCAGCTCGGACGTGGACCTGATGGTGCTGGTGCCGCACCGCACCTCGCTCATCTCCACGAAGGAGGGCGTGCGCTTCAAGAACAGCCGCTTCAGTGAAGCGCTCCAGTACTGCGACGGCATCGAGGTCAACATCGAGCTGGCGGAGCGCGGCCGCGTCGCGGAGATCATGACGTGGATGACGGCCATCGCGCCGGCGCTCTACAAGCCGTCCGAGCTGAAGTTCATCCCCATCATCGACGGCCCGGAGCTGCGCTTCCTGCACCGGCTGCGCGTGGGCTTGCCCCTGATGAACCCGAGCCTGGTGGCGAGCTGGCGGGACGAGTTCCTGGTGGAGCTGCTGCCCACCTACCTCACCGTGCGGCACTTCATGGAGGTCCACGAGTACCTGGAGGACGCCATCAGCCACCGCGCCGTCAGCGAGGAGTCCAGCCGGCACGTGGCGCGCATCGCGGTGGAGGAGGCGCTGGTCTCCATCCTCGCGGCGCTGGGGGTGACGAGCGCGGCGCGCAAGTGGCTGCTCATCGAGTCGCGCAAGGCGATGGCCACCGCGAGCGAGGTGGACCGGGGCCTGCTCGAGGAGGGACTCCTGCTCCACGCGGACTGCGCGACGGGCCCGCTGGGCGGATGCCTCACGCGCATCGAAGCGCTCCACCAGCGCATGGCCCAACGCATGTCGGCGGAGCCGGAGCTGGCGCGCGCGGTGGAGTTCCTCCAGGGCAGCATCGACTACGTCCTCGAGCACCAGGGATGA
- a CDS encoding alpha-amylase family glycosyl hydrolase, translated as MSASGHTAHPVRAPARARLGDALGQLYGAERAEALVRELAQAAEGVRARPRPGHARPAVIAVYPDHVLDGGMAPLAALRRFLDEEVGGVGPALLHVLPPYVSDGDDGFAVVDHRAVHPRLGTWEDLERLSEVSGGLMLDLVMNHVSTSHPAFRDVLRGEGRPGDFHLFSEPRDIEWGTRVRTSSILQRFGAVWAWCTYGRAQVDLNHGSPDVFLSMAGTLLRLVEAGARVVRLDAIPHVWKRVPGGPHQPEAKLLVRALRAVADLVDPSVRLLAETDHRTGERCYLGEELAQHDNHLAVPLLVFTAALAGEGGPLVDWVNASAAEAHGRDGYAFLQTHDGVHLRPMDPPLDAPTLRRVMARLERAGVRVSYADVGGEPRPYELNSSLHRIFSTEAGLDVERYLAAHALLFALPATPCLYFPTLFGLPDAVGVEPSNPRAANRHRYSDGALRALVRQSVHARILKSLLGLIRLRDQTPALREDSGCEARLPAPQVLHLARGHGRQPLHVLVNFGVEPVSVPVPLRRWADLLGGRQGQGDVLLAPSEALWLVEAGSGDLT; from the coding sequence ATGAGCGCCTCCGGACACACGGCCCACCCGGTCCGCGCCCCCGCGAGGGCGCGGCTGGGGGATGCGCTGGGACAGCTCTACGGGGCGGAGCGCGCGGAGGCGCTCGTCCGGGAGCTGGCCCAGGCGGCGGAGGGCGTCCGCGCGCGCCCGAGGCCCGGGCACGCGCGGCCCGCGGTCATCGCCGTGTATCCGGACCACGTGCTCGACGGGGGCATGGCTCCGCTCGCGGCGCTGCGGCGCTTCCTCGACGAGGAGGTAGGCGGCGTGGGACCAGCCCTGCTGCACGTGCTCCCGCCCTATGTGTCGGACGGGGATGACGGCTTCGCGGTGGTGGACCACCGGGCCGTGCATCCGCGCCTGGGGACGTGGGAGGACCTGGAGCGGCTGTCGGAGGTGAGCGGCGGGCTGATGCTCGACCTGGTGATGAACCACGTGTCCACGTCGCACCCGGCATTCCGGGACGTGCTGCGCGGGGAGGGACGGCCCGGGGACTTCCACCTCTTCTCCGAGCCGCGCGACATCGAGTGGGGGACGCGGGTGCGGACCTCCTCCATCCTCCAGCGCTTTGGCGCCGTCTGGGCGTGGTGCACGTACGGGCGCGCCCAGGTGGACCTGAACCACGGCTCGCCAGACGTCTTCCTGTCCATGGCGGGGACCCTGCTGCGGCTGGTGGAGGCGGGCGCGCGGGTCGTGCGTCTGGATGCCATTCCCCACGTGTGGAAGCGCGTTCCCGGAGGGCCGCACCAGCCGGAGGCGAAGCTGCTGGTGCGCGCGCTGCGTGCCGTGGCCGACCTGGTGGACCCGTCGGTGCGCCTGCTCGCTGAGACGGACCACCGCACGGGAGAGCGGTGCTACCTGGGCGAGGAGTTGGCGCAGCACGACAACCACCTCGCGGTGCCGCTGCTCGTCTTCACGGCGGCGCTCGCGGGCGAGGGCGGCCCGTTGGTGGACTGGGTGAACGCGTCCGCAGCGGAGGCCCACGGCCGCGACGGCTACGCCTTCCTCCAGACGCATGACGGCGTGCACCTGCGTCCCATGGATCCGCCGCTGGACGCCCCCACCCTGCGGCGGGTGATGGCGCGGCTGGAGCGCGCCGGGGTCCGGGTGTCCTACGCGGACGTGGGGGGAGAACCCCGGCCGTACGAGCTCAACAGCTCCCTGCATCGCATCTTCTCCACGGAGGCGGGGCTCGACGTCGAGCGCTACCTGGCCGCGCACGCGCTGCTCTTCGCGCTCCCCGCCACGCCCTGTCTCTACTTCCCCACGCTGTTCGGACTGCCGGACGCGGTGGGCGTCGAGCCCTCCAATCCCCGCGCCGCGAACCGGCACCGGTACTCGGATGGGGCCCTGCGTGCGCTGGTCCGGCAGTCGGTGCACGCGCGCATCCTGAAGTCCCTGCTGGGCCTCATCCGCCTGCGCGACCAAACGCCCGCGCTGCGGGAGGACAGTGGCTGCGAGGCGCGGCTGCCAGCGCCCCAGGTCCTGCACCTGGCGCGAGGCCATGGCCGTCAGCCGCTGCACGTGTTGGTGAACTTCGGCGTGGAACCCGTGTCCGTCCCCGTGCCGTTGCGGAGGTGGGCGGACCTGCTCGGCGGGCGTCAGGGCCAGGGGGACGTCCTGCTCGCGCCTTCCGAGGCGCTGTGGCTCGTGGAAGCCGGGAGTGGAGACCTCACATGA
- a CDS encoding nucleoside-diphosphate kinase, with the protein MRNVASVSGLVEAFGSRPGSEEFVFTFFDPYAIGLGLAEEALAFLEREGFRVVDRRFVQYTQSSIEAVYSPNRPIALDKTWAVPSEVYLLESSCALILRTPGRSACEAFKSLKGSANPHKRSPHHLRSQLQAPTRALSLMHSSDDTRAMIEEAATAFDPRELRMLLESEGRPTRRAGSAVQQLPGGVVGRAWRPSPMEFLVHLRLRLAEEVELVAPLPEDLVSPWREAANELEGLRSEPSASREVYLRVVAREAALVEDAVQAGLSHPRRPGMFDYRVEPALVATVLELLHHPALYRETDLTRLIGPLGALVRNAYERVLLRSALQEFE; encoded by the coding sequence ATGAGAAACGTTGCCAGTGTGTCCGGCCTCGTGGAGGCCTTCGGCTCGCGCCCGGGGAGCGAGGAGTTCGTCTTCACGTTCTTCGACCCGTACGCCATCGGGCTCGGGCTCGCGGAAGAGGCGCTCGCGTTCCTGGAGCGCGAGGGCTTTCGCGTCGTGGACCGGCGCTTCGTCCAATACACGCAGAGCAGCATCGAGGCGGTGTACAGCCCCAACCGTCCCATCGCGCTCGACAAGACGTGGGCCGTGCCCAGCGAGGTGTACCTGCTGGAGTCCTCCTGCGCGCTCATCCTCCGCACCCCAGGCCGGTCGGCCTGCGAGGCGTTCAAGTCGCTCAAGGGGTCGGCGAATCCTCACAAGCGCTCACCGCACCACCTGCGCAGCCAGCTCCAGGCCCCGACGCGCGCGCTGAGCCTCATGCATTCCTCGGACGACACGCGCGCCATGATTGAAGAGGCAGCCACGGCCTTCGATCCCCGTGAGCTGCGCATGCTCCTGGAGTCGGAGGGGCGCCCCACCCGGCGCGCGGGCTCCGCCGTCCAGCAGCTGCCGGGGGGCGTCGTGGGACGGGCGTGGCGGCCTTCGCCCATGGAGTTCCTGGTCCACCTCCGCCTGCGCCTCGCGGAGGAGGTGGAGCTCGTCGCCCCCTTGCCGGAGGACCTGGTTTCTCCGTGGCGCGAGGCAGCGAACGAGCTGGAGGGGCTCCGCTCCGAGCCTTCAGCGTCCCGCGAGGTGTACCTGCGCGTCGTGGCCCGCGAGGCGGCGCTGGTGGAAGACGCCGTCCAGGCGGGGCTCTCACATCCGCGCCGGCCGGGGATGTTCGACTACCGCGTGGAGCCGGCGCTCGTCGCCACGGTGCTGGAGCTGCTCCACCACCCGGCGCTGTACCGCGAGACGGACCTCACGCGGCTCATCGGTCCGCTGGGGGCGCTGGTCCGCAACGCCTACGAGCGCGTGCTCCTGCGCAGCGCGCTCCAGGAGTTCGAATGA